From a region of the Constantimarinum furrinae genome:
- a CDS encoding cell division protein FtsX, whose translation MASSFEKYQKRRLISSYFSVVISISLVLFLLGLLGLLVLNTKKVADHFKEQIALTVYLKDTAKEVEITQLQQSLALAEYTKSAQFISKEQAAEEHSATIGENFMDFLGYNPLQNSIDVHLLADYVSPSKLEEITVEIMTKDFVDEVIYDKPLIALLNDNVKKISLWILIISALFTFIAVLLINSSIRLSVYARRFTIKTMQMVGATKQFIRRPFIWKSVRLGMLGAVLAMIGMGLVLYYLNKSFPELQLLNDQLLLVLLFAFIFFMGLFITWISTFFATQRFLNLRTDELYY comes from the coding sequence ATGGCCTCATCTTTTGAAAAGTACCAAAAACGCAGGTTGATCTCTTCGTATTTTTCGGTAGTCATTAGTATTTCTCTGGTATTATTTCTTTTGGGGCTACTCGGACTTTTAGTGCTGAACACCAAAAAGGTTGCCGATCACTTTAAAGAACAGATCGCTCTTACCGTATATTTAAAGGATACTGCCAAAGAAGTAGAGATCACACAATTACAACAAAGTCTTGCGTTGGCAGAATACACTAAATCAGCTCAATTTATCTCAAAGGAACAGGCTGCCGAAGAGCACAGCGCAACCATTGGTGAGAATTTTATGGATTTTCTGGGCTATAATCCGCTACAGAACAGTATCGATGTTCATTTGCTTGCCGATTACGTATCGCCCTCCAAACTGGAAGAGATTACGGTTGAAATTATGACCAAGGATTTTGTGGATGAAGTGATCTACGACAAGCCCCTTATCGCTTTACTCAACGATAATGTAAAAAAAATAAGCTTGTGGATCCTCATAATTAGCGCGTTGTTCACTTTTATCGCAGTGCTGCTCATTAACAGCTCCATCCGACTTTCGGTATATGCCAGAAGGTTTACCATTAAAACTATGCAAATGGTAGGCGCAACCAAACAATTTATACGACGTCCTTTTATATGGAAGAGTGTACGACTGGGGATGTTAGGAGCTGTACTCGCAATGATCGGGATGGGATTGGTCTTATATTATTTAAACAAAAGTTTTCCAGAATTGCAATTGCTCAATGACCAATTATTATTGGTTTTGTTATTCGCGTTTATCTTTTTTATGGGGCTATTTATCACCTGGATCAGTACATTTTTTGCAACGCAGCGCTTTTTAAACCTGCGAACCGATGAATTGTATTATTAA
- a CDS encoding DUF423 domain-containing protein — protein MGKYDKKIVVTAAILGALTIAIGAFGAHGLKQLVDSDAILSFETGVRYQMFHVLALLVLGFANALSTITRKWVFWFFVFGIVFFSGSIYLLSINDLLDFDTSVLGPVTPIGGIFFILGWCRLAYGAFTLK, from the coding sequence ATGGGAAAATACGATAAAAAAATAGTAGTTACAGCAGCGATTTTGGGTGCGTTAACCATCGCTATCGGAGCCTTTGGTGCCCACGGATTGAAACAACTGGTTGACTCCGATGCGATTTTGAGTTTCGAAACCGGAGTACGCTACCAAATGTTTCATGTTCTCGCCCTTCTTGTCCTTGGTTTTGCCAACGCTCTTTCTACCATTACCCGCAAATGGGTATTTTGGTTTTTTGTCTTTGGAATCGTCTTCTTTTCCGGGTCAATTTATCTTCTATCTATTAATGATTTACTCGATTTTGATACTTCAGTGTTGGGTCCCGTGACCCCAATTGGTGGAATTTTCTTTATTTTGGGCTGGTGTAGGTTGGCGTATGGAGCATTTACGTTAAAGTAA
- the pckA gene encoding phosphoenolpyruvate carboxykinase (ATP) produces MVGKNQTAKAISLEQYGIKNAKVNYQLSSQELHNRTLQNEQGTEASSGALAVNTGEFTGRSPKDRFIVKDDVTRDKVWWGNINIPFPTDMFDALYNKVTDYLSEKEVYVRDSYACADEKYKLNIRVVNEYPWSNMFAYNMFLRPTEAELENFDPEWLIINAPGFEADPEVDGTRQHNFAILNFTRKIALIGGTGYTGEIKKGIFSALNFILPVDKNTMPMHCSANIGDDGETAIFFGLSGTGKTTLSADPDRRLIGDDEHGWTSENTIFNFEGGCYAKVINLSEENEPDIYHAIKPGAILENVIMDENGVVDYSDTSITQNTRVSYPIDHIDNIQVPSIGENPKNIFFLTADAFGVLPPISKLTPGQAAYHFISGYTAKVAGTEEGVNEPLPNFSACFGAPFMPLHPTKYAEMLSAKMKQAGVNVWLVNTGWTGGPYGVGSRMKLKYTRAMITAALNHQLDDVAYEQHPIFGLMVPQSCPNVPSEVLNPKETWKNKKAYDIQAKELANSFRENFAKFEEFANDEILSGAPIAG; encoded by the coding sequence ATGGTCGGTAAAAACCAAACTGCTAAAGCAATTTCGTTAGAGCAATACGGAATTAAGAATGCAAAAGTTAATTATCAATTATCCTCACAAGAACTTCACAACAGAACACTTCAGAATGAACAAGGGACAGAAGCCAGCAGCGGTGCACTGGCAGTAAATACCGGGGAATTTACCGGAAGATCTCCCAAAGACAGGTTTATTGTAAAAGACGATGTGACACGGGATAAAGTATGGTGGGGGAATATCAATATTCCTTTTCCAACAGATATGTTCGACGCCCTTTATAATAAGGTGACCGATTATCTTTCTGAAAAAGAAGTATACGTAAGAGACAGCTATGCCTGTGCCGACGAAAAATATAAATTAAACATTCGTGTGGTAAACGAGTACCCCTGGTCCAATATGTTTGCCTACAATATGTTTTTAAGACCTACTGAAGCCGAGCTGGAAAACTTCGACCCCGAATGGCTTATCATTAACGCCCCGGGCTTCGAGGCAGATCCTGAAGTGGACGGTACGAGACAGCACAATTTCGCCATTCTCAATTTTACAAGAAAGATCGCCTTAATTGGCGGAACAGGATATACAGGAGAGATCAAGAAAGGAATATTTTCAGCGCTAAACTTTATTCTCCCGGTAGACAAGAATACTATGCCAATGCATTGTTCTGCCAATATTGGTGATGATGGTGAAACAGCGATATTCTTCGGATTGTCAGGTACCGGTAAAACGACGCTTTCGGCAGATCCGGACCGCAGACTCATTGGCGATGACGAACACGGCTGGACCTCCGAAAATACCATCTTTAATTTTGAAGGCGGTTGTTATGCAAAAGTGATCAACCTTTCAGAAGAGAATGAGCCGGATATTTATCATGCGATCAAGCCGGGAGCCATTCTTGAAAATGTCATCATGGATGAAAATGGGGTAGTTGATTATTCAGATACTTCCATTACACAAAATACCAGGGTAAGTTACCCTATAGATCATATCGATAATATTCAGGTGCCTTCTATTGGTGAAAATCCTAAGAATATTTTCTTCCTAACGGCAGATGCCTTCGGGGTGCTGCCTCCAATTTCAAAATTGACTCCGGGGCAGGCGGCATATCACTTTATAAGTGGTTATACAGCAAAAGTTGCCGGAACCGAAGAAGGAGTAAATGAACCCTTACCAAACTTCTCGGCCTGTTTTGGTGCTCCGTTTATGCCGTTGCATCCTACAAAATATGCCGAAATGTTAAGTGCCAAGATGAAACAGGCTGGCGTGAATGTTTGGTTGGTTAATACCGGATGGACGGGAGGTCCTTATGGTGTGGGTAGTCGAATGAAACTGAAATATACTCGTGCGATGATCACTGCAGCACTCAATCATCAGCTCGATGATGTTGCCTATGAGCAGCACCCTATATTCGGACTCATGGTGCCCCAGTCATGTCCAAATGTGCCTTCAGAAGTGTTAAATCCGAAGGAGACCTGGAAAAACAAGAAAGCTTACGACATCCAAGCTAAAGAATTGGCAAATTCCTTTAGAGAGAACTTTGCGAAATTCGAGGAATTTGCAAATGATGAAATTCTTTCCGGAGCACCAATCGCTGGTTAA
- the leuS gene encoding leucine--tRNA ligase — translation MSNYHFNDIEQKWQNFWAENKTFHATNSSDKPKYYVLDMFPYPSGAGLHVGHPLGYIASDIYARYKRHKGFNVLHPQGYDSFGLPAEQYAIQTGQHPRKTTEENIARYRKQMDRIGFSFDWSREVRTSDPQYYKWTQWIFIQLFDSWYDKNTEKAKNIEELVSIFASEGNTVVNAACDDDVPSFTADMWNAMSSEEQQKILLKYRLTYLAETEVNWCPELGTVLANDEIVNGVSERGGYPVIRKKMKQWSMRITAYAQRLLDGLNTIDWPQPLKDSQTNWIGRSKGASVRFKVKDHKVDIDVFTTRPDTIFGVSFMVLAPEHELVSKITSEAQKEEVKAYIEATSKRSERERMADVKSITGVFTGAYAIHPFSGEEIPVWIGDYVLAGYGTGAVMSVPCGDQRDYDFAKHFGIPIPNIFEGVDVSEEAFSDKEKTVITNSDFLNGLNYAEATKKAIEKLEAIKVGEGKINYRLRDAVFSRQRYWGEPFPVYYKNGLPQMIAVEHLPLTLPEVEKYLPTEDGEPPLGRATKWAWNTTTNTVVANSNIDHKTVFPLELNTMPGWAGSSCYMFRYMDPHNDAELASKEAMNYWKNVDLYVGGSEHATGHLLYSRFWVKFLFDKGVLPVQEPFKKLINQGMILGESAFVHRRENENTLVSASKADKDNSQLLHADVSFVNTHNELDIEAFKKWRPEFKDAEYITEADGSFKVSRDVEKMSKSKYNVVNPDDICDRYGADTLRMYEMFLGPLEQAKPWSTAGITGVHSFLKKLWKLYHSGENESFFVSEGEADKDSMKTLHKTIKKVEEDVENFSFNTSVSTFMIAVNELSALQCNSRAVLEPLIVLISPYAPHIAEELWSKLGHTTSISIAPFPKFDANFLVESSKEYPISFNGKMRFTLELPLDMSKADIEAAVMTHEKTAHYLEGRTPKKVIVVPGKIVNIVG, via the coding sequence ATGAGCAATTATCATTTTAACGATATAGAGCAGAAATGGCAGAATTTCTGGGCAGAAAATAAGACGTTTCACGCTACAAATTCTAGCGATAAACCCAAATACTACGTTCTGGATATGTTTCCCTACCCATCAGGCGCGGGGCTGCATGTGGGTCATCCTCTGGGTTACATCGCCAGTGATATTTATGCGCGGTATAAACGTCATAAAGGATTTAATGTACTGCATCCGCAGGGATACGATTCTTTTGGTTTGCCTGCAGAGCAGTACGCCATACAAACAGGGCAGCACCCCCGGAAAACCACCGAAGAGAACATTGCACGCTACAGAAAGCAAATGGATCGCATTGGGTTTTCCTTCGATTGGAGCCGAGAAGTGCGCACTTCAGATCCGCAGTATTACAAATGGACACAGTGGATCTTTATTCAGCTGTTTGATAGTTGGTACGATAAGAATACCGAAAAAGCAAAAAATATTGAGGAGCTGGTTTCCATATTTGCTTCGGAAGGAAATACAGTTGTCAATGCAGCCTGTGATGACGATGTCCCATCCTTTACGGCCGATATGTGGAACGCCATGTCTTCCGAAGAGCAACAGAAAATATTATTAAAATACCGTCTCACTTACCTTGCCGAAACCGAAGTGAACTGGTGTCCCGAACTGGGAACCGTACTGGCAAACGATGAGATCGTAAATGGCGTTTCCGAACGCGGTGGATACCCGGTGATCCGTAAAAAAATGAAGCAATGGAGTATGCGCATTACCGCTTATGCGCAACGATTGCTCGACGGCTTAAATACCATAGACTGGCCACAACCGCTAAAGGATTCTCAAACCAATTGGATAGGACGTTCCAAAGGTGCTTCGGTGCGGTTTAAGGTAAAGGATCACAAGGTTGATATTGATGTCTTTACCACCCGTCCTGATACCATTTTTGGGGTGAGTTTTATGGTATTGGCTCCGGAACATGAATTGGTTTCGAAGATTACTTCAGAAGCGCAAAAAGAAGAAGTGAAGGCGTACATAGAGGCCACTTCTAAGCGTAGTGAACGCGAGCGTATGGCCGATGTAAAGTCTATTACCGGCGTTTTTACCGGTGCCTATGCTATTCATCCGTTTAGTGGGGAAGAGATACCGGTATGGATAGGAGACTATGTGTTGGCCGGTTACGGAACCGGCGCAGTGATGAGTGTTCCCTGTGGGGATCAGCGGGATTACGATTTTGCGAAGCACTTCGGAATTCCAATCCCGAATATATTTGAAGGCGTGGACGTTTCTGAAGAAGCTTTTTCGGACAAGGAAAAGACTGTGATAACAAATTCCGACTTTCTGAACGGTCTCAATTATGCTGAAGCGACTAAGAAGGCTATTGAAAAATTAGAAGCCATAAAAGTGGGTGAAGGAAAGATCAATTATCGGCTTCGTGATGCTGTGTTTTCACGGCAGCGGTATTGGGGCGAGCCTTTTCCCGTATATTACAAAAACGGACTACCTCAAATGATCGCTGTGGAACACTTGCCGTTAACCCTTCCTGAAGTAGAAAAATACCTGCCTACCGAAGACGGTGAGCCACCCTTGGGAAGAGCAACCAAATGGGCGTGGAATACCACAACAAATACAGTAGTTGCTAACAGTAATATCGATCATAAAACCGTATTCCCTTTAGAGCTCAATACCATGCCGGGTTGGGCAGGAAGCAGTTGTTATATGTTCCGTTATATGGATCCCCATAATGACGCTGAACTGGCTTCTAAGGAGGCGATGAACTACTGGAAAAACGTCGATCTGTATGTGGGTGGTAGCGAGCATGCCACAGGGCATTTGTTATACAGCCGGTTCTGGGTGAAATTCCTATTCGATAAGGGAGTTTTACCGGTTCAGGAACCCTTTAAAAAATTAATCAATCAGGGGATGATCCTAGGGGAGAGTGCCTTTGTACATAGGAGAGAGAATGAAAATACACTCGTAAGCGCCAGCAAGGCAGATAAGGATAATTCACAGTTACTTCACGCAGATGTTTCATTTGTAAACACGCACAACGAATTGGACATCGAGGCCTTTAAAAAATGGCGCCCAGAATTTAAGGATGCAGAGTATATAACGGAAGCCGACGGTTCCTTCAAGGTTTCCCGCGACGTTGAAAAGATGTCTAAATCGAAGTACAACGTTGTAAATCCCGACGATATCTGCGACCGTTACGGAGCCGATACCTTGCGAATGTACGAAATGTTCTTAGGTCCGTTGGAACAGGCAAAACCGTGGAGCACCGCCGGGATCACCGGAGTGCACAGTTTCCTGAAAAAATTGTGGAAGCTGTACCACAGTGGTGAGAACGAGTCGTTTTTTGTTTCAGAAGGAGAAGCAGATAAAGACAGTATGAAAACATTGCATAAGACGATAAAAAAAGTAGAAGAGGATGTTGAGAATTTCAGTTTTAATACTTCGGTTTCTACCTTTATGATCGCAGTAAATGAACTTTCGGCATTACAATGTAATTCCAGAGCAGTCCTGGAACCCCTTATCGTTCTTATCTCTCCCTATGCCCCCCATATAGCAGAAGAGCTATGGAGTAAATTGGGGCATACCACAAGTATTTCGATCGCACCATTCCCAAAGTTTGATGCAAACTTCCTTGTGGAAAGCAGCAAGGAATATCCCATTTCGTTTAACGGAAAGATGCGTTTTACCCTAGAACTGCCACTAGATATGAGTAAGGCTGACATTGAGGCTGCCGTAATGACACATGAGAAAACAGCCCATTATCTCGAAGGTCGCACGCCTAAAAAGGTGATCGTGGTACCCGGAAAGATCGTGAATATTGTTGGCTAA
- a CDS encoding DUF3098 domain-containing protein has protein sequence MGEKKRKEAAKQTEFIFERKNYKFMLIGIAFITLGFIIMAGGGSDDPNVFNPEIYSWRRIRLAPALILIGFGFEVYAILLKPSKKE, from the coding sequence ATGGGAGAGAAGAAAAGAAAAGAAGCAGCTAAACAAACAGAATTCATCTTCGAGAGAAAGAACTATAAATTTATGCTCATCGGGATTGCCTTTATCACCTTAGGGTTTATTATAATGGCCGGAGGGGGTAGTGACGATCCAAATGTATTCAATCCCGAGATCTACAGCTGGAGACGCATTAGGCTAGCCCCTGCACTCATCCTTATTGGGTTTGGGTTTGAAGTGTATGCCATTCTTCTTAAACCGTCCAAGAAAGAATAA
- a CDS encoding uroporphyrinogen-III synthase has protein sequence MKVKTILVSQPEPKVENSPYFDLVERQKVKIDFRPFIHVEGVSGKDVRSQKVDLTKYTAIILTSRNAVDHFFRIAEELRFKVPDTMKYFCQSEAVAFYLQKYVVYRKRKIYVGKRTFTELSPLIKKYKNEKFLLPSSDKLKPECPLVLNDLGVDWKQATFYKTVVSDLSDLRDVYYDILVFFSPSGIESLLHNFPDFEQNDTRIAVFGNTTVKAATESGLRVDIQAPTPETPSMTMALEKYIKEMNKK, from the coding sequence ATGAAAGTGAAAACTATTTTGGTTTCCCAACCTGAGCCGAAAGTTGAAAATTCACCTTATTTCGATCTTGTAGAAAGACAAAAGGTAAAAATTGATTTTAGGCCATTTATACATGTGGAAGGTGTTTCGGGTAAAGATGTCCGATCCCAAAAAGTTGATCTCACAAAATATACAGCAATTATTCTAACCAGCAGAAATGCGGTGGACCATTTTTTCAGAATTGCAGAAGAATTGCGATTTAAGGTTCCCGATACTATGAAATATTTCTGCCAGAGTGAAGCGGTAGCGTTTTATCTTCAAAAGTATGTGGTATACAGAAAACGAAAGATCTACGTAGGTAAAAGAACTTTTACCGAGCTTTCTCCCCTCATTAAGAAATACAAGAACGAAAAGTTCTTGTTGCCTTCATCAGATAAATTAAAGCCGGAATGCCCGCTGGTATTGAACGATCTTGGCGTAGACTGGAAGCAGGCTACTTTTTACAAGACCGTAGTTAGCGATCTGTCTGATCTGCGGGACGTATACTACGATATACTGGTATTCTTTAGCCCAAGTGGAATCGAATCGTTATTGCACAATTTCCCCGATTTTGAGCAAAACGATACCCGAATCGCAGTCTTTGGGAACACCACGGTAAAAGCTGCGACAGAAAGTGGATTACGAGTGGACATACAGGCCCCAACCCCCGAAACTCCATCTATGACCATGGCCCTTGAAAAGTATATCAAGGAAATGAATAAGAAATAA
- a CDS encoding zinc metallopeptidase yields MIGYYIIAGAIFIVSMYVSNRLKSKFKKYSKLHLQNGMSGKEIAEKMLADNGIRDVQVISVPGMLTDHYNPAKKTVNLSEGVYMQRNAAAAAVAAHECGHAVQHATAYNWLQMRSTLVPAVNVASKLSQWVIFAGFALMALNYVGPTLLLVGIIMFGIGTLFSFITLPVEYDASKRALAWLESANMVTQPEHAAAKDALKWAARTYVVAALGSLATLLYFISIFLGRR; encoded by the coding sequence ATGATAGGATATTATATAATTGCCGGTGCCATCTTTATAGTAAGCATGTATGTGAGCAACCGGTTGAAAAGCAAATTTAAAAAATACTCCAAGCTACACCTTCAAAACGGAATGAGTGGAAAGGAGATCGCCGAAAAGATGCTCGCAGATAACGGCATTCGTGATGTACAGGTCATTTCGGTACCCGGAATGCTAACAGATCATTACAATCCCGCGAAAAAGACGGTAAACCTAAGTGAAGGAGTGTACATGCAGCGCAACGCGGCTGCCGCGGCCGTTGCCGCGCACGAATGCGGACATGCCGTACAACACGCTACAGCCTATAACTGGTTGCAAATGAGAAGTACCCTAGTTCCTGCGGTGAATGTCGCGTCTAAATTATCTCAATGGGTGATCTTTGCAGGTTTCGCGTTAATGGCGCTAAATTATGTGGGCCCTACCTTATTGCTTGTTGGGATTATCATGTTTGGGATCGGTACCTTATTCAGCTTTATTACATTACCTGTAGAATACGATGCGAGTAAACGGGCATTAGCATGGCTGGAAAGTGCCAATATGGTCACTCAGCCCGAACATGCGGCTGCGAAGGATGCTTTAAAATGGGCAGCACGCACCTATGTGGTGGCTGCACTTGGTTCACTAGCAACCTTACTTTACTTTATCAGTATCTTTTTAGGAAGGCGATAA
- a CDS encoding DUF4271 domain-containing protein, with the protein MDYADRHLENIDWITLLLFGCLALFALAKYLYPKRFQEFIMLPLTNKYFLIQGRNNEINHPFNILLFASQVISISLFIYLAFTVYNPDLVQQNSWLYVQICTFYSVFVLVKFCIEKIVAHVFSIETLINSYLYQKLSCRNLLSMFFFIANLVLFYVTTPSEVYIVTLFVLLLLLNGIALFYSYKTNGNSILKNFFYFILYLCALEISPYIILYKLMV; encoded by the coding sequence GTGGATTACGCCGACCGACATCTCGAAAATATCGACTGGATCACGCTTTTGTTATTCGGTTGCCTTGCATTGTTTGCCCTGGCAAAATATCTTTATCCGAAACGGTTTCAGGAGTTTATTATGCTTCCGCTTACCAACAAGTATTTCTTGATCCAGGGAAGAAACAATGAAATTAATCATCCCTTTAATATTTTATTGTTTGCGTCACAGGTTATATCTATTTCCCTTTTTATTTATCTGGCCTTTACAGTCTATAATCCCGATCTGGTACAGCAAAATTCATGGTTATATGTCCAAATCTGTACGTTTTATAGTGTATTTGTACTCGTAAAGTTTTGTATTGAAAAGATCGTAGCACATGTATTTTCTATTGAAACCCTCATAAACAGCTATTTGTACCAAAAACTTAGTTGTCGCAACCTGCTGTCGATGTTTTTTTTTATTGCCAACCTTGTTTTATTTTACGTAACGACTCCTTCTGAGGTATATATAGTAACGCTTTTCGTCCTATTGTTGCTTCTAAACGGCATCGCACTGTTTTACAGCTATAAAACCAATGGAAATTCAATTTTAAAGAACTTCTTTTATTTTATTTTGTATCTTTGCGCACTTGAAATTTCACCTTATATCATTTTATACAAACTGATGGTGTAG
- a CDS encoding saccharopine dehydrogenase family protein, which translates to MRNVLIIGAGRSATSLIRYLLDKSDAEELFITIGDLSITNAQKFTDGHPNGRGILLDVFNEPQRRDAIKNSDLVISMLPARFHLEVAKDCIEFGIHMVTASYVSDQMQLLDVKAKSKGLVFMNEIGLDPGIDHMSAMQVIDRIRAKGGKMLLFESFTGGLIAPESDDNLWHYKFTWNPRNVVTAGQGGAAEFIQEGTYKYIPYHRLFRRTEFLDVEGHGQFEAYANRNSLKYRSIYGLKDILTLYRGTIRRVGFSKAWNMFVQLGMTDDGYTIPNSENLSYRDFVNLFLPYSPTDSVELKLRHSLKIDQDDLMWGKLVELDIFNSEKKLGIKDATPAKALQKILEDKWTLAPHDKDMIVMYHKFGYEIDGKKYQIDSNMVIKGDDQTHTAMAKTVGIPVAIAAIKILNEEITTPGVQIPIKKEVYEPILKELEDYGIVFNENDVPYLGYNPNNVSG; encoded by the coding sequence ATGAGAAATGTTTTAATTATTGGCGCCGGACGTTCCGCCACGAGCTTAATCCGTTATTTACTCGACAAATCGGATGCTGAAGAGCTTTTTATAACAATTGGTGATCTCTCCATCACCAACGCTCAGAAGTTTACCGATGGTCATCCAAATGGCCGCGGAATCTTACTCGATGTTTTTAACGAACCTCAACGCAGAGATGCCATAAAGAACAGCGATCTGGTAATTTCGATGCTGCCTGCACGATTTCATCTTGAAGTGGCCAAGGATTGTATCGAATTCGGAATACATATGGTAACTGCTTCTTATGTGAGTGACCAGATGCAGCTCCTGGATGTGAAAGCAAAGTCTAAAGGATTGGTTTTTATGAACGAGATCGGTCTCGATCCGGGAATCGATCATATGAGTGCGATGCAGGTTATTGATCGCATACGCGCAAAAGGCGGAAAAATGTTGTTGTTCGAATCTTTTACAGGAGGCCTTATAGCTCCCGAGAGTGATGATAACCTTTGGCATTATAAATTTACCTGGAATCCACGGAATGTGGTTACTGCCGGTCAGGGTGGTGCGGCCGAATTTATTCAGGAAGGTACCTATAAGTATATACCCTATCACAGACTCTTCCGAAGAACAGAATTTCTGGATGTGGAAGGTCACGGGCAATTTGAAGCCTATGCCAACAGAAACTCCCTGAAATACCGAAGTATTTACGGATTAAAGGATATTTTAACTCTATATCGGGGAACCATACGTCGCGTTGGTTTCAGCAAGGCATGGAATATGTTCGTGCAATTGGGGATGACCGATGACGGTTATACCATTCCCAATTCAGAAAACCTGTCGTACCGTGATTTTGTAAATTTATTTCTTCCCTACTCTCCAACAGATTCGGTAGAACTGAAATTACGTCACAGTTTAAAGATCGATCAGGATGACCTCATGTGGGGGAAATTGGTAGAACTGGATATATTTAATTCAGAAAAAAAATTAGGAATAAAAGATGCAACTCCCGCCAAAGCGCTGCAAAAAATACTTGAAGATAAGTGGACACTGGCGCCACACGACAAAGATATGATCGTCATGTATCATAAATTCGGTTACGAAATAGACGGGAAGAAATACCAGATCGACAGCAATATGGTGATCAAAGGTGACGACCAGACTCACACAGCCATGGCGAAAACTGTTGGGATTCCCGTTGCCATTGCAGCCATAAAGATCTTAAACGAAGAGATTACCACTCCCGGCGTGCAGATCCCCATAAAAAAAGAAGTCTACGAGCCCATTTTAAAAGAGCTCGAAGACTATGGAATTGTTTTTAATGAAAATGATGTTCCTTATTTAGGATATAATCCCAATAACGTTTCCGGTTAA